The proteins below come from a single Eucalyptus grandis isolate ANBG69807.140 chromosome 3, ASM1654582v1, whole genome shotgun sequence genomic window:
- the LOC104452581 gene encoding disease resistance protein RUN1-like, giving the protein MMCKTIVNLPTPNPVYSRPLIAISGVHYPFTPRKAVQRSNHRARKVRIRETLCALPAQFSPKKFHWSNRSHEDFCRRKRVQSSYSDTGESSDLQSYSSADLPGVEYEVFLSFRGPNTRKGFVDCLYHGLMDAGIRAFRDNDELSVGGRITWLLQAINNSKICIPIFSKDYAESEWCLRELAQMVECSKLTGLEILPIFYDANPSEVKLNKGPYLEALRQHKKKHKPNLVHQWAEALKEVGKIKGWELEKDTNGHEGKLIELIVRKVLVSLKVHHLNVTDQLVAIDDHVDKLMRMLNVGSNDVRIIGIHGMGGIGKTTLAKVVFNQLSSRFEYCSFLSDVRETSQNKGLEFLQNQLISHILKKKGPEITNVDEGINTIKERFSGKEVLILLDDIDKRAQLNALAGKRNWFGPGSRIIVTTRNKDVLNVPEVDWAYELERMDADQSIQLFSRHAFRRDCPPDDYLAYSNKVVDITGGLPLALETIGSFLSGKIKKVWEDTLKKLEKVPREEVGKKLMISYDALDHWQKQIFLDIACLFIGFDKRIVIHLWDNADFYPEEGMEVLHLMSLTKIGDDNKLWMHDQLRDLGREIVRQESSMEFGRRSRLWNHEEALHTLINHKGTEMVEALCLKFDSKSQYYLTRVEFSSLSNLRFLQINGVNLAGNFENLLPQLRWLCWHYCPSNFLPTNFYLRNLVILDLSWSKISEYWEGWHQIKMSKNLKVLNLTGCVCLYRNPDFSPFEALEILILEGCESLVGIDASIGGLRHLVSLNMKDCHSIQELPEKLGSMEALTELIVDGTSVQEIFIMPGGTKNLETLSARDCKSLTQIRSSISQLESLTYLALDNAKITHLPDSIGELVKLECLSLKGCRSINKLPDTIGQLESLVELDLSSTGITELPDSISNLKKLKVLKVEGSYIEQIPVVIGMLEKLEEIHAKGCSLEGDIPSDIGELAYLRILSLSDNRICSLPETICGLSHLQTLDLELCKELKGLPELPDSLINLRVSSQSMEKIPDLSNLINLRQLYLSDGSHLQGFPTNDPTKLVHDPSPLWLGTLSKLETLQLSLSKITTLPADLGSLYRLKKLVLSCVDLQSFTELPSSLSTLYIGNCKSMTIVPDLSNLRNLSELELLHSAISEIRGLEGLESLQVFDVIYCKLKTLDGLERLESLRRLVLRNCESLDRLPNLSNLKKLKEFKLRDCEKLLEIQGLDKLVSLEELQISECRSIGSFPDLSYLKKLKVLEIKNCDKIKDIGGLDRLESLEELQISECRSLERLPDFSNLKKLRDLEIDSCEKITDIEGLDQLESLENLRIIGCKSVERLPDLTNFKSLKSLYIEDCEKIREIAGLGILRSIKGDNCF; this is encoded by the exons ATGATGTGCAAAACAATTGTAAATCTTCCGACCCCTAATCCAGTGTATAGTAGACCCCTTATTGCTATTTCTGGTGTTCATTATCCATTTACTCCCAGGAAAGCTGTTCAGAGATCTAATCATAGAGCTCGGAAGGTACGCATCCGGGAAACTCTTTGTGCTCTTCCAGCACAATTTTCGCCAAAGAAATTTCATTGGAGCAACAGGTCTCATGAAGATTTTTGTCGGagaaaaagagtgcagagcaGTTATTCAGATACAGGGGAAAGTTCTGATCTGCAATCATATAGCTCTGCAGATTTACCGGGTGTCGAGTATGAAGTTTTCTTGAGCTTCAGAGGCCCAAATACACGCAAAGGGTTTGTGGATTGCCTCTATCATGGGCTCATGGATGCTGGGATCCGTGCTTTCAGAGACAATGATGAGCTTTCTGTTGGAGGGAGGATCACTTGGCTACTCCAAGCAATCAACAACTCAAAGATATGcatacccatcttctccaaAGACTATGCAGAGAGTGAATGGTGCTTGCGTGAGTTGGCACAGATGGTGGAATGCAGTAAACTAACTGGGCTGGAAATTCTGCCCATATTCTACGATGCTAATCCATCTGAAGTAAAGCTGAACAAGGGACCATATTTAGAAGCCCTCCGTCAACACAAAAAGAAGCATAAACCCAATCTTGTGCACCAATGGGCAGAGGCTCTGAAGGAGGTTGGAAAGATCAAGGGCTGGGAGTTAGAAAAGGACACTAATGG GCATGAAGGAAAACTCATAGAGTTAATAGTTCGAAAAGTTCTGGTTAGCTTGAAGGTGCACCATTTGAATGTAACTGACCAGTTAGTTGCAATCGATGATCACGTGGATAAACTTATGAGAATGCTTAATGTGGGTTCCAATGATGTTAGGATCATTGGGATTCATGGAATGGGTGGCATTGGAAAAACCACTCTTGCCAAAGTTGTGTTTAACCAGCTTTCAAGTCGTTTTGAGTACTGTAGCTTCCTCTCAGATGTAAGAGAAACATCACAGAACAAGGGTCTCGAATTTTTGCAGAATCAACTGATCTCGCACATCCTTAAAAAGAAGGGTCCAGAAATTACTAATGTTGATGAAGGCATCAACACAATCAAAGAGAGATTCTCTGGTAAGGAAGTTCTTATCCTTCTTGATGATATTGACAAGAGAGCGCAGTTAAATGCGCTCGCAGGAAAGCGCAATTGGTTTGGTCCAGGCAGTAGGATCATTGTTACAACTAGAAACAAAGATGTGCTTAATGTGCCTGAAGTTGATTGGGCATATGAACTGGAGAGAATGGATGCAGATCAGTCCATTCAACTTTTCAGTAGGCATGCATTCAGAAGGGACTGCCCTCCCGATGATTATTTGGCTTACTCAAATAAGGTGGTCGACATCACTGGAGGCCTTCCTTTAGCTCTCGAGACCATTGGTTCATTTCTCtctgggaaaataaaaaaagtctgGGAGGACACATTGAAGAAGTTGGAAAAAGTACCTCGCGAAGAAGTTGGGAAAAAGTTGATGATAAGCTACGATGCTCTAGATCACTGGCAGAAGCAGATCTTTCTTGACATAGCATGTTTATTCATTGGATTTGACAAGAGAATTGTCATTCACCTGTGGGACAATGCTGACTTCTACCCAGAGGAAGGTATGGAAGTCCTTCATCTCATGTCTTTGACAAAGATTGGTGATGACAACAAGCTGTGGATGCATGATCAGCTTAGAGATCTCGGTCGAGAAATTGTTCGACAAGAAAGTAGCATGGAATTCGGGAGGCGCAGTAGATTATGGAACCATGAGGAAGCATTGCACACATTAATTAATCACaag GGCACTGAAATGGTCGAAGCCCTCTGTCTTAAGTTTGATAGCAAGTCACAGTACTATCTCACTCGAgttgaattttcaagtctatccAACTTAAGGTTCCTCCAGATCAATGGCGTGAACCTCGCTGGTAACTTTGAAAATCTTCTTCCACAGTTAAGGTGGCTTTGCTGGCATTATTGCCCTTCAAATTTCTTGCCTACCAATTTTTATCTGAGGAATCTAGTCATACTCGATCTCTCTTGGAGCAAGATCAGCGAATATTGGGAGGGCTGGCATCAAATCAAG ATGTCGAAGAACCTGAAGGTTCTTAATCTTACAGGATGTGTATGCTTATACAGGAACCCCGATTTTTCTCCCTTTGAAGCTCTCGAGATATTGATTCTTGAAGGCTGTGAAAGTTTAGTAGGAATCGATGCATCCATTGGTGGCCTAAGACATCTTGTTTCATTAAACATGAAGGACTGCCATTCAATCCAAGAGTTGCCTGAAAAGTTGGGCTCTATGGAAGCTTTGACAGAGCTCATTGTTGATGGAACCTCTGTACAAGAAATTTTCATCATGCCTGGAGGAACGAAGAACCTCGAAACTCTCAGTGCCCGTGATTGCAAGTCATTGACCCAGATTAGGAGCTCAATCAGCCAGCTGGAATCTCTCACATACCTTGCATTGGATAATGCCAAAATCACTCATCTTCCAGACTCTATTGGAGAGCTAGTGAAACTTGAGTGCTTATCTCTGAAAGGTTGCAGGTCAATAAATAAACTTCCAGACACCATCGGGCAATTAGAGTCATTGGTCGAGCTGGATCTTTCCAGCACAGGGATCACTGAGTTGCCCGATTCAATAAGCAATCTGAAAAAGCTGAAGGTGTTGAAAGTGGAGGGAAGTTACATAGAGCAAATACCAGTTGTTATTGGGATGCtggaaaagcttgaggagattCATGCCAAGGGTTGCAGCCTGGAGGGTGACATTCCTAGTGATATAGGAGAACTTGCATATCTGAGAATCTTGAGCTTGTCAGATAACCGTATCTGTAGTTTACCAGAAACTATTTGTGGCCTCTCTCATCTGCAGACCCTTGATTTGGAGTTGTGCAAAGAGCTCAAGGGGCTTCCAGAGCTTCCTGATAGTTTGATTAATTTACGAGTTAGTTCTCAGTCAATGGAGAAAATCCCAGATCTCTCCAATCTGATTAATCTGAGGCAGTTGTATTTGTCTGACGGCTCTCATCTACAGGGGTTTCCCACCAATGACCCAACCAAGCTGGTTCATGATCCTAGCCCCCTGTGGCTTGGAACGTTATCCAAATTGGAGACATTGCAGCTTTCCCTCTCAAAAATCACTACATTACCAGCTGATCTGGGTTCACTTTATCGGCTCAAGAAACTGGTATTGTCTTGTGTAGATCTGCAATCTTTTACTGAACTTCCCTCAAGCTTATCTACACTATATATAGGGAACTGCAAGTCTATGACAATTGTTCCTGATCTTTCGAACTTGAGAAATCTATCAGAGTTGGAGCTCCTTCACTCGGCTATATCAGAGATTCGGGGCCTTGAAGGGTTGGAGTCGCTTCAAGTTTTTGATGTGATATACTGCAAATTGAAAACGCTTGATGGGCTTGAGCGGTTAGAATCTCTGAGACGCTTGGTTCTACGTAACTGTGAGTCTCTTGACAGGTTACCCAATCTCTCAAACTTGAAGAAGCTGAAAGAATTTAAGCTGCGAGACTGTGAGAAGTTGCTCGAGATCCAAGGGCTTGATAAATTGGTGTCATTGGAAGAACTGCAGATATCCGAGTGCAGATCCATCGGGAGTTTCCCTGATTTGTCATACttgaaaaagttgaaagttcTGGAAATCAAGAATTGTGATAAGATAAAGGATATTGGAGGGCTTGACAGATTGGAATCCCTGGAGGAATTGCAGATTTCGGAGTGCAGATCCTTGGAGAGACTACCGGACTTTTCAAACTTGAAGAAGCTGAGGGACTTGGAGATTGACAGTTGCGAGAAGATAACTGACATTGAAGGCCTTGACCAGTTAGAGTCCTTGGAGAACTTGAGAATTATTGGCTGCAAATCTGTGGAAAGGTTGCCGGACTTAACGAACTTCAAAAGCCTGAAATCTCTGTACATTGAAGATTGTGAAAAGATACGTGAAATTGCTGGTCTTGGTATCCTGCGATCCATCAAAGGAGATAACTGTTTCTAG
- the LOC104452580 gene encoding disease resistance protein RUN1-like, which translates to MICRTFANVPTPNQMYSRPLIANSGFRFSFSPRKVVQRSNRKTLKVCIWETLRALPTQCSQKKFDWSNRFHEDSHRRKRLQSSYSDVGESCDLSSYSSSDLPGVEYEVFLSFRGPDTRKKFVDCLYTRLVDAGIRAFRDNDELPVGGRISLLLQAIKNSKICIPIFSKDYAESEWCLLELAQMVECSKLTGLEILPLFYDVDPSDVKLNKGPYLEALHKHKKKHKPNLVHQWEEALKEVGKIKGWELEKDTNGLQGKLIDLILRKVLVSLKVHHLNVTDELVAIDDHMDKLMRMLNVGSNDVRIIGIHGMGGIGKTTLAKVVFNQLSSHFEYCSFLTDVRETSQNRGLEFLQNQLISHILQRKGPEITNVDEGINTIKERFSGKEVLILLDDVDERAQLNALAGRSSWFGPGSRIIVTTRNIDVLNVPEMYWKYELEGMDADRSIHLFSRHAFRRDRPPDDYLTYSKKVVDFTGGLPLALETIGSFLSRKTKKVWEDTLKKLEKVPRDEVEKKLRISYNALDHWQKQIFLDIACLFIGFDKRIVVHLWDEADFFPEEGIEVLRLMSLIKIGDDNKLWMHDQLRDLGREIVRQEGNMEFGRRSRIWNHEEALHTLINHKGTEMVEALRLKFDSKSQYYLTQVEFSSLSNLRFLQVNGENLAGNFENLLPQLRWLCWHYCPSNFLPTNFYLRNLVILDLSWSKISEYWEGWHQIKMSKNLKVLNLTGCTCLYRNPDFSPYEVLEILILEGCESLIGIDASIGGLKQLVSLNMKDCHSIQELPENLASMEALTELIVDGTSVQEIFIMPGGMKKLETLSARDCKSLTQIRSSISQLESLTYLALDNAKITRLPASIGELVKLERLSLKGCRSINKLPDTIGQLESLVELDLSSTGITELPDSISNLKKLRVLKVEGSYIEQIPVVIGMLEKLEEIHAKGCNLEGDIPSDIGELAYLRILSLSDNRICSLPETICRLSHLQTLDLELCKELKGLPELPNSLINLRVSSQSMEKIPNLSNLINLRHLYLSDGSHLHGFPTNDPTKLVQDPNPMWLGMLSKLETLQLSLSKITTLPADLGSLYRLKKLVLSCVDLQSFTELPSSLSTLYIGNCKSMTIVPDLSNLRNLSELELLHSAISEIQGLEGLESLQVFDVIYCKLKKLDGLEQLKSLRRLVLRNCESLDRLPNLSNLKKLKEFKLRDCEKLLEIQGLDKLVSLEELQISDCRSIRSLPDLSNLKKMKVLEIKNCDKIKDIGGLDRLVSLEGLQISECRSLERLPNLSNLENLKDLEIENCEKVTDIEGLDQLESLENLRIIGCKSVEKLPDLSNFKSLKSLYIEDCEEIREIVGLGISRSIKRR; encoded by the exons ATGATATGCAGAACATTTGCAAATGTTCCAACCCCTAACCAAATGTACAGTAGACCCCTCATTGCTAATTCTGGTTttcgtttttcattttctcccaGGAAAGTTGTTCAGAGATCTAATCGTAAAACTCTGAAGGTATGCATCTGGGAAACTCTTCGTGCTCTTCCAACACAATGttcacaaaagaaatttgattGGAGCAACAGGTTTCATGAAGATTCTCATCGGAGAAAAAGACTTCAAAGCAGTTATTCAGATGTTGGGGAAAGTTGTGATCTATCATCTTATAGCTCTTCAGATTTACCAGGTGTTGAGTACGAAGtcttcttgagctttagaggccCAGATACTCGCAAAAAGTTTGTAGATTGCCTCTATACCAGGCTTGTGGATGCTGGAATCCGTGCTTTCAGAGACAATGATGAGCTCCCCGTTGGAGGGAGGATCAGCTTGCTACTCCAAGCaatcaaaaactcaaaaatatgcatacccatcttctctaaAGACTATGCAGAGAGTGAATGGTGCCTGCTTGAGTTGGCACAGATGGTGGAATGCAGTAAACTAACTGGGCTGGAGATTCTGCCCCTATTCTACGACGTGGATCCATCTGATGTGAAGCTGAACAAGGGACCATACTTAGAAGCCCTCCATAAACACAAGAAGAAGCATAAGCCCAACCTTGTGCACCAATGGGAAGAGGCTCTGAAGGAGGTTGGAAAGATCAAGGGCTGGGAGTTAGAAAAGGACACTAATGG GCTTCAAGGAAAACTCATAGATTTAATTCTTCGAAAAGTGCTGGTTAGCCTGAAGGTGCACCATTTGAATGTAACTGACGAGTTAGTTGCCATTGATGATCACATGGATAAACTCATGAGAATGCTGAATGTGGGTTCCAATGATGTAAGGATCATTGGGATTCATGGAATGGGTGGCATCGGCAAGACCACTCTTGCTAAGGTTGTTTTCAACCAGCTTTCAAGTCATTTTGAGTACTGTAGCTTCCTCACAGATGTACGAGAAACATCACAGAACAGGGGCCTTGAATTTTTGCAGAATCAACTGATCTCACACATCCTGCAAAGAAAGGGTCCAGAAATTACTAATGTTGATGAAGGCATCAACACAATCAAAGAGAGATTTTCTGGTAAGGAAGTTCTTATCCTTCTTGACGATGTTGACGAGAGAGCTCAGTTAAATGCGCTCGCGGGAAGGAGTAGTTGGTTTGGTCCAGGTAGTAGGATCATTGTTACAACCCGAAACATAGATGTGCTCAATGTGCCTGAAATGTATTGGAAATATGAACTGGAAGGGATGGATGCAGATCGGTCAATTCACCTTTTCAGTAGGCATGCATTCAGAAGAGACCGCCCACCTGATGATTATTTGACCTACTCAAAAAAGGTTGTTGACTTCACTGGAGGccttcctttagctcttgagaCCATAGGTTCGTTTCTGtccaggaaaacaaaaaaagtttgggaggACACATTGAAGAAGTTGGAAAAAGTACCTCGTGATGAAGTTGAGAAAAAGTTGAGGATAAGCTACAATGCTCTAGATCACTGGCAGAAGCAGATCTTTCTTGACATAGCATGTTTATTCATTGGATTTGACAAGAGAATTGTAGTTCACTTATGGGATGAAGCTGATTTTTTCCCAGAGGAAGGTATTGAAGTCCTTCGTCTCatgtctttgataaagattgGTGATGACAACAAGCTGTGGATGCACGACCAGCTTAGAGACCTTGGTCGAGAAATTGTTCGACAAGAAGGTAACATGGAATTCGGGAGGCGTAGTAGAATATGGAACCATGAGGAAGCATTGCACACATTAATTAATCACAAG GGTACTGAAATGGTTGAAGCCCTCCGTCTTAAGTTTGATAGCAAGTCACAGTACTATCTCACTCAAgttgaattttcaagtctatccAACTTAAGGTTCCTCCAGGTCAATGGTGAGAACCTTGCTGGTAACTTTGAAAATCTTCTTCCACAGTTAAGGTGGCTTTGTTGGCACTATTGCCCTTCAAATTTCTTGCctaccaatttttatttgaggaATCTAGTCATACTCGATCTCTCTTGGAGCAAGATCAGCGAATATTGGGAGGGCTGGCATCAAATCAAG ATGTCGAAGAACCTAAAGGTTCTTAATCTCACGGGATGTACGTGCTTATACAGGAACCCCGATTTTTCTCCCTATGAAGTTCTCGAGATATTGATTCTTGAAGGCTGTGAAAGTTTAATAGGAATCGATGCATCCATTGGTGGCTTAAAACAACTTGTTTCATTAAACATGAAGGACTGCCATTCAATCCAAGAATTGCCTGAAAACTTGGCCTCTATGGAAGCCTTGACAGAGCTCATTGTTGATGGAACCTCTGTACAAGAAATTTTCATCATGCCTGGAGGCATGAAGAAGCTCGAAACTCTCAGTGCCCGTGATTGCAAGTCATTGACCCAAATTAGGAGCTCAATCAGCCAGCTGGAATCTCTCACATACCTGGCATTGGATAATGCCAAAATCACTCGTCTACCAGCCTCTATTGGAGAGCTAGTGAAACTTGAGCGCTTATCTCTGAAAGGTTGCAGGTCAATAAATAAACTTCCAGACACCATCGGGCAACTGGAGTCATTGGTCGAGCTGGATCTTTCCAGCACAGGGATTACTGAGTTGCCCGATTCGATAAGCAATCTGAAAAAACTGAGAGTGTTGAAAGTGGAGGGAAGTTACATAGAGCAAATACCAGTTGTCATTGGGATGCtggaaaagcttgaggagattCATGCCAAGGGTTGCAACCTGGAGGGTGACATTCCTAGTGATATAGGGGAACTTGCATATCTGAGAATCCTGAGCTTGTCAGATAATCGTATCTGTAGTTTACCAGAAACTATTTGCAGACTCTCTCATCTGCAGACCCTTGATTTGGAGTTGTGCAAAGAGCTCAAGGGGCTTCCAGAGCTTCCTAATAGTTTGATTAATTTACGAGTTAGTTCTCAGTCAATGGAGAAAATCCCAAATCTCTCCAATCTGATTAATCTGAGACATTTGTATTTGTCTGACGGCTCTCATCTACATGGGTTTCCCACCAATGACCCAACCAAGCTGGTTCAAGATCCTAACCCCATGTGGCTTGGAATGTTATCCAAGTTAGAGACATTGCAGCTTTCCCTCTCAAAAATCACTACATTACCAGCTGATCTGGGTTCGCTTTATCGACTCAAGAAGCTGGTATTGTCTTGTGTAGATCTGCAATCCTTTACTGAACTTCCCTCAAGCTTATCTACACTATATATAGGGAACTGCAAGTCTATGACAATTGTTCCTGATCTTTCCAACTTGAGAAATCTGTCAGAGTTAGAGCTCCTTCACTCGGCTATATCAGAGATTCAGGGCCTTGAAGGGTTGGAGTCACTTCAAGTTTTCGATGTGATATACTGCAAATTGAAAAAGCTTGATGGGCTTGAACAGTTAAAATCCCTGAGACGCTTGGTTCTACGTAACTGTGAGTCCCTTGACAGATTACCCAATCTCTCAAACTTGAAAAAGCTGAAAGAATTTAAGCTGCGAGACTGTGAGAAGTTGCTTGAGATCCAAGGGCTTGATAAATTGGTATCATTGGAAGAACTGCAGATATCCGACTGCAGATCCATCAGGAGTTTACCTGATTTGTCGAACTTGAAAAAGATGaaagttttggaaattaagaaTTGTGATAAGATCAAGGATATCGGAGGGCTTGACAGATTGGTATCCCTGGAGGGATTGCAGATTTCGGAGT